One genomic region from Colletes latitarsis isolate SP2378_abdomen chromosome 10, iyColLati1, whole genome shotgun sequence encodes:
- the Mrpl32 gene encoding mitochondrial ribosomal protein L32, whose protein sequence is MANGLLSRLSRAFRSFEQAIDIIFGRGFPPGGLCAIECNHVTNQVQPVILPGRSLKDVLNDAFLWAVPKKRRSIEKRLMRRFGYPKYNWKPPVPKTNILECNKCGHNYEAGLLCGHCYEIVKQETLEMQTAIQQELGLSPVEQDVIVLYEGEKDKATKDFWKNQRIVELPKKRPDWFNQNLLQSTTQQSSDDKNVKPKDMP, encoded by the exons ATGGCGAACGGTTTGTTGAGTAGGTTATCGCGTGCCTTTCGATCATTTGAGCAAGCAATTGATATTATTTTTGGTCGAGGTTTTCCACCAG GAGGTTTATGTGCAATTGAATGTAACCATGTTACGAATCAAGTGCAGCCTGTTATTTTACCTGGACGATCTTTAAAAGATGTTTTAAATGATGCATTTTTATGGGCTGTACCTAAGAAGCGACGATCTATAGAGAAACGACTGATGAGAAGGTTCGGTTACCCTAAATACAATTGGAAACCACCTGTTCCtaaaactaatattttagagtgtaaCAAATGTGGTCATAATTATGAAGCTGGTTTACTTTGTG GACATTGCTATGAAATAGTGAAACAGGAAACATTAGAAATGCAAACAGCTATACAACAAGAGTTAGGATTAAGTCCAGTAGAGCAAGATGTTATAGTATTGTATGAAGGAGAAAAAGACAAAGCAACAAAAGACTTTTGGAAG AACCAGAGAATTGTAGAATTACCTAAAAAAAGACCTGATTGGTTCAATCAAAATCTACTTCAGTCTACAACACAACAATCATCTGATGATAAAAATGTAAAACCTAAAGATATGCCTTAA
- the Spn-f gene encoding C2H2-type zinc binding domain-containing protein spindle-F: protein MSDMDQLENPSNDKLGSYYALLVALKTMNERCRQLETRLTTVEEENMCLRLECGKDESTAIMKVHDNNEKTIVQTLKEKVEELTKQKSQLTHQICMVAAENRQLWNRLTKLTRTNKSLGNQLTKISDTLKQHSPAQPLDIVPYKVHDISQSVKQKDDNEQLTANNGEREQSLEEISLRLINSIMLEKSDLEHQYAEMVELQNNTELNLQNVGFTYPEDSDTELELLKQHDIRLTQMKNTLLAQQTKLKRALQHFKKMKEGAMCNICRVNANKKMCQAGTQFDSDESFKEHGATQTSLQTTSLCLDKCSNSTDITRDNKICPLCGSFYGKANSFSEFHEHVLSHFNNESSIEDFEIIHY from the exons ATGAGTGACATGGATCAGTTAGAGAATCCAAGCAATGATAAACTTGGTTCATATTATGCATTGTTAGTTGCATTGAAGACAATGAATGAACGTTGTAGACAGTTAGAAACAAGATTAACTACTGTCGAGGAAGAAAATATGTGTTTACGACTGGAATGTGGTAAAGATGAATCTACAGCAATAATGAAAGTTCATGATAACAATGAAAAAACTATTGTACAAACCTTAAag GAGAAAGTAGAAGAGCTTACAAAACAAAAGTCACAACTTACTCATCAAATTTGTATGGTAGCAGCAGAAAATCGTCAATTATGGAATAGATTAACAAAATTAACGAGAACTAATAAATCATTAGGAAATCAGTTGACAAAAATTTCCGACACCCTTAAACAACATTCTCCAGCACAACCGTTGGACATTGTACCTTATAAGGTACATGATATTTCTCAGTCTGTTAAACAGAAAGATGATAATGAACAATTGACTGCAAATAATG GCGAGAGGGAACAAAGTTTAGAGGAAATATCATTAAGGCTTATAAACAGCATTATGTTAGAAAAGTCTGATCTTGAACATCaatatgcagag ATGGTTGAATTGCAAAACAATACTGAATTGAATTTGCAAAATGTTGGTTTCACTTATCCAGAGGATTCAGATACAGAATTAGAATTATTAAAACAACATGATATTAGATTGACACAAATGAAAAATACTTTGTTAGCAcaacaaacaaaattaaaaagagcGCTACagcattttaaaaaaatgaaagaag GAGCGATGTGTAATATTTGTCGCGTGAATGCAAATAAAAAGATGTGTCAAGCAGGAACACAATTTGATTCTGACGAAAGCTTTAAAGAACATGGCGCGACTCAGACTAGCCTGCAAACTACGAGTTTATGTTTAGACAAATGTTCGAATTCGACAGACATTACACGcgacaataaaatttgtccattaTGTGGATCTTTTTATGGAAAAGCTAATTCGTTCTCAGAATTTCATGAACATGTTTTGAGTCACTTCAATAATGAATCGTCCATAGAAGATTTCGAAATTATTCATTACTAG